One window of the Hypanus sabinus isolate sHypSab1 chromosome 13, sHypSab1.hap1, whole genome shotgun sequence genome contains the following:
- the LOC132404218 gene encoding phosphatidylethanolamine-binding protein 1-like has product MPVDLQEWNGALALGEVEEKPEQPLAVKYDSVGIDALGKVLTPTQVQKCPVSIDWPGCSPDKLYTLILTDPDAPSRNTPKFREWHHFLVINMKGSDIKSGEILSDYVGSGPPQGTGLHRYVWLVYEQSKPLKCDEPRLTNRSGDKRGKFKTTDFRKKYNLGSPIAGTCYQAEWDNYVPKLYEQLAGK; this is encoded by the exons ATGCCGGTGGATTTGCAGGAGTGGAACGGCGCCCTGGCCCTGGGCGAAGTGGAAGAGAAGCCGGAGCAGCCCCTCGCCGTCAAATATGACAGCGTGGGCATCGATGCGCTGGGCAAAGTGCTGACCCCGACCCAG GTACAAAAGTGTCCTGTCAGCATTGACTGGCCTGGTTGCAGTCCAGACAAGCTGTACACGCTGATTCTAACTGACCCAGATGCTCCAAGCAGGAATACACCAAAATTTAG GGAATGGCATCATTTTCTTGTAATTAACATGAAAGGAAGTGATATTAAAAGTGGAGAGATTCTTTCTGActatgttggctctgggcctcctCAAGGAACTG GCCTTCACCGCTACGTCTGGCTGGTTTATGAACAGTCCAAACCGCTAAAGTGTGATGAGCCACGATTGACCAACCGGTCAGGTGATAAACGTGGAAAATTCAAAACTACTGATTTCCGTAAAAAGTATAATTTGGGTTCACCTATAGCTGGGACTTGTTACCAGGCTGAATGGGATAACTATGTACCTAAACTCTATGAGCAGTTGGCTGGAAAGTAA